The Pyrus communis chromosome 9, drPyrComm1.1, whole genome shotgun sequence genome has a segment encoding these proteins:
- the LOC137744446 gene encoding uncharacterized protein, translating into MALSEFSLLYVPQKAVKGQALPDFLAQHPTLYGFRGSDVDIGLITTCDNHWTMHFDGSSTSTSAGVGIAIQSPNHYRWYFSLKLDFSYMNNQAKYEALIIGPHVLHDLRATHVLILGDSELVINQLNGVFRCMSCTLAPFHMFATYLAESFERITFKHISRIQNTDADELAQIASAQLMRGKLGRVTLTVLRSYPTLVDQQILQRNHVIRTRVMSLPLLLERGDPVELCAVETLPNDWRKMILRYLDNPNGKHDRRTRVHATNYVSYQNELHRKSEDGLLLLCLGPQEVVQAMAEVHEGICGAHQSGRKMRWLLRRHDYFWLSILKDWIEYARDAYRARFMDQCREPRPSYSTQSLNHGRSGDGQ; encoded by the coding sequence atgGCTTTATCAGAGTTCAGTTTGCTGTacgtaccccaaaaggccgtcaaagGCCAAGCTCTCCCCGATTTTTTGGCCCAACACCCCACTCTTTATGGCTTTAGGGGTAGTGACGTCGACATCGGCTTAATCACAACATGCGACAACCATTGGacgatgcattttgatggttccagcacCTCGACCTCGGCTGGTGTTGGTATTGCCATTCAATCGCCCAACCACTACCGCTGGTATTTTTCTCTTAAGTTAGATTTCAGCTATATGAATAATCAAGCCAAGTATGAAGCTCTTATCATCGGCCCTCACGTTCTACACGATTTGAGAGCAACCCATGTTCTCATCCTTGGTGATTCTGAACTggtgattaaccaactcaacggcgtttttcgttgcatgagttgtactttggcgCCCTTTCACATGTTCGCCACCTATTTGGCCGAGTCGTTTGAACGGATTACATTTAAGCACATTTCGCGTATTCAGAACactgacgccgacgaactcgcccaaatCGCCTCCGCACAACTCATGAGGGGCAAGCTAGGCCGAGTAACACTCACAGTCTTGCGATCGTACCCAACCTTGGTCGATCAGCAAATTCTCCAGCGCAATCACGTGATCCGCACAAGGGTGATGTCGTTACCATTGTTACTAGAGCGGGGAGACCCCGTAGAGCTATGTGCCGTCGAGACACTACCAAACGATTGGAGAAAGATGATTCTACGATATCTCGATAACCCCAACGGGAAACACGACCGGAGAACGAGGGTCCacgccacgaattacgtgtcatACCAAAATGAATTACACCGAAAGAGTGAGGATGGGTTACTATTACTATGCCTCGGCCCACAGGAGGTTGTCCAAGCAATGGCcgaagtacatgaaggaatttgtggaGCTCACCAATCAGGACGCAAAatgcgctggttgctccgacgacatgACTACTTCTGGCTAAGTATATTAAAAGATTGGATCGAATACGCACGGGATGCGTACCGTGCCAGATTCATGGACCAgtgcagagagccccggccgagTTACTCCACTCAGTcactaaaccatggccgttcaggggaTGGACAATAG